The following coding sequences lie in one Fusarium poae strain DAOMC 252244 chromosome 1, whole genome shotgun sequence genomic window:
- a CDS encoding hypothetical protein (SECRETED:SignalP(1-21)): MVSSRLFTGFIALASFHAVNAGACRPRPSSAVGTDTTVTTSETSFQTSIETETSSVTAQETTTLETTISLTSAETSVETSFVTEDDLTTTLETTQNLDFTTDITSFITLPAETTTSESAATTSSFVPAHLFPCDLDEDCRTVEFCDTVNCGCLNGFCKLLNVDIDVPIPRRLH, encoded by the coding sequence ATGGTTTCATCAAGACTATTCACTGGCTTTATTGCCCTCGCTTCTTTCCACGCTGTCAACGCTGGAGCATGCCGTCCTAGACCCAGCTCTGCAGTTGGAACCGACACCACCGTCACAACCAGCGAGACCTCATTCCAAACATCCATCGAGACTGAAACATCTTCAGTCACTGCCCAAGAGACAACAACCCTCGAAACCACTATCTCGCTCACATCTGCCGAGACATCAGTTGAGACATCTTTCGTAACAGAGGATGATTTGACCACTACACTCGAGACCACACAGAATCTCGACTTCACAACCGACATCACCTCATTCATCACTCTTCCTGCCGAGACCACAACGAGCGAATCCGCTGCAACCACGTCATCTTTTGTTCCTGCCCATCTTTTCCCCTGTGATTTGGATGAGGACTGCCGCACTGTTGAGTTTTGCGACACAGTTAATTGTGGTTGCCTCAACGGCTTCTGCAAGCTTCTCAACGTTGACATTGATGTTCCTATCCCACGACGTCTTCACTGA
- the ELP3 gene encoding Elongator subunit (BUSCO:11253at5125): MTVTAVPTKKKPDMAPESERFLRCCADVANALIEDHEASKAGRTTRDINLNSLRNKLAKKHKLMNIPPLTAIIASIPEHYKKYILPKLIAKPIRTSSGIAVVAVMCKPHRCPHIAYTGNICVYCPGGPDSDFEYSTQSYTGYEPTSMRAIRARYDPFEQARGRVDQLKSLGHSVDKVEYIIMGGTFMSLSESYREEFIAQLHNALSGYQTTNVDEAVEAGEMSNVKCVGITIETRPDYCLQPHLSDMLRYGCTRLEVGVQSLYEDVARDSNRGHTVAAVAETFCLAKDAGYKVVSHMMPDLPNVGMERDIDQFREYFENPAFRTDGLKIYPTLVIRGTGLYELWRTGRYQNYTPNGLIDLIARIMALIPPWTRIYRVQRDIPMPLVTSGVENGNLRELALARMKDFGTTCRDVRTREVGVNEIKNKIRPNQIELVRRDYVANGGWETFLAYEDPKQDILVALLRLRKCTEKYTYREELTGQPTSMVRELHVYGTAVPVHARDPRKFQHQGFGTLLMEEAERIALEEHGSDKISVISGVGVRSYYKKLGFWLDGPYMSKWLDGHEQPE, encoded by the coding sequence ATGACTGTGACGGCCGTGCcgaccaagaagaagcctGATATGGCTCCCGAGAGCGAGCGCTTCCTACGATGTTGCGCCGACGTCGCAAATGCCCTCATTGAGGACCACGAAGCTTCAAAGGCTGGTCGCACCACTCGCGACATCAATCTCAACTCGCTACGAAACAAGCTCGCCAAGAAGCACAAGCTCATGAACATTCCGCCTTTGACCGCCATCATCGCCTCCATCCCCGAGCACTACAAGAAGTACATCCTACCAAAGCTTATCGCCAAGCCCATTAGAACGTCCTCGGGTATTGCTGTCGTTGCCGTCATGTGCAAGCCCCATCGATGCCCTCATATCGCTTATACCGGAAATATCTGCGTCTATTGTCCTGGAGGACCTGACTCCGATTTCGAGTACAGTACACAGTCATACACCGGCTATGAACCTACGTCGATGCGAGCCATCCGCGCGCGATACGACCCATTCGAGCAGGCTCGAGGACGTGTTGATCAACTCAAGTCCCTCGGCCATTCTGTCGACAAGGTCGAGTACATCATTATGGGAGGAACGTTCATGTCTCTATCTGAGTCATACCGAGAAGAATTCATTGCCCAGCTTCACAACGCCCTCAGCGGATACCAAACTACCAATGTCGATGAGGCCGTAGAGGCAGGTGAGATGAGCAACGTGAAATGTGTTGGTATTACAATCGAAACCCGACCCGATTATTGTCTACAGCCTCATCTCTCCGACATGCTGCGATACGGCTGCACTCGACTCGAGGTTGGTGTACAGTCTTTGTACGAGGATGTTGCGCGAGACTCCAATCGAGGACATACCGTCGCTGCCGTCGCCGAGACTTTCTGTCTCGCAAAAGATGCTGGGTACAAGGTCGTTAGTCACATGATGCCTGATTTGCCCAATGTTGGCATGGAGCGCGACATCGATCAATTCAGGGAATATTTCGAGAACCCTGCTTTCAGAACCGATGGTCTCAAGATCTACCCCACACTGGTCATTCGAGGCACAGGTCTATATGAGTTGTGGCGAACAGGACGATACCAGAACTACACTCCCAACGGATTGATCGATCTCATCGCAAGAATTATGGCTCTGATCCCTCCTTGGACTCGTATCTACCGTGTTCAGCGTGATATCCCCATGCCTTTGGTCACATCTGGTGTCGAGAATGGCAACCTACGTGAGTTGGCTTTGGCTCGAATGAAGGACTTTGGAACAACTTGCCGAGATGTACGAACGCGAGAGGTTGGTGTAAAcgagatcaagaacaagatccGACCCAACCAGATCGAGCTGGTTCGAAGAGATTACGTCGCCAATGGCGGTTGGGAGACTTTCCTTGCTTATGAGGACCCTAAGCAGGATATTCTCGttgctcttcttcgactGCGAAAGTGTACCGAGAAGTACACTTATCGGGAGGAGCTTACTGGCCAGCCCACCAGTATGGTTCGAGAGCTTCACGTCTACGGTACAGCCGTCCCTGTTCACGCGCGCGATCCCCGCAAGTTCCAGCACCAGGGCTTCGGTACGCTGCTGATGGAGGAGGCCGAGAGAATCGCACTTGAGGAGCACGGAAGTGACAAAATCAGTGTTATCTCTGGTGTTGGTGTGAGAAGCTACTACAAGAAGCTTGGTTTCTGGTTGGATGGACCATATATGAGCAAGTGGCTGGATGGACACGAGCAACCCGAGTAA
- a CDS encoding hypothetical protein (BUSCO:32755at5125), translating to MNPRQNGVPDYGTGILPVIPPDVSLPDRDPRSNAATAASAAGVRALSTQVIAFYFRAPAKAFFRTRVDYLAYARNIHQAQTQMLMKAAANDASASAFTTLLRQSWLLLRSTTPGVLTSAIRHQGWSIVPNQILPPLIANVGVGAVLYTSYLQILGRLHEESGQARKRVYPPPHPTHTFTAGLLAGGLQSVLAAPLDALQARYDHTDLMPNDGSGKPRSMWKFGWEKLREIGIRGIFAGWGLSLAKDSLGSAIFFSTFEYVKAQGYYRFVTWYYGGLAEDIVDVLAMKRPAHQHRQEEGIRLIRPHYALEPMFLLLGGLGASFTQQILLHPLTHFQVKHWDHLEDLDAKAAKLRASKVVNPEKPHRRWRMLRAYYHAYQESLAVCRTEAAAEGLTLTKWLYRGFWWNAIRQVPSTSAGLIIFELIRRKYGLGQEEVRITKGGYDILLH from the coding sequence ATGAACCCTCGTCAAAATGGGGTTCCAGATTATGGGACCGGTATTCTCCCGGTGATACCTCCAGACGTGTCTTTGCCAGACCGTGATCCACGAAGCAATGCTGCTACCGCCGCTTCAGCAGCTGGTGTCCGCGCCCTGAGCACCCAAGTCATTGCTTTTTACTTTCGTGCGCCTGCAAAGGCCTTTTTCAGAACACGAGTGGACTATCTTGCCTATGCAAGAAATATACACCAGGCGCAGACGCAGATGCTAATGAAAGCTGCTGCAAACGATGCCTCTGCTTCAGCGTTTACTACACTTTTACGCCAAAGTTGGCTCCTACTGAGAAGTACCACACCTGGAGTTCTGACTTCAGCCATCAGACACCAAGGATGGAGTATCGTACCGAACCAGATTTTGCCACCTCTTATTGCGAACGTTGGTGTTGGAGCAGTTTTGTATACGAGTTATCTCCAAATTTTAGGACGACTCCATGAAGAGAGCGGCCAAGCGCGGAAAAGAGTGTATCCACCACCTCATCCAACACATACCTTCACAGCTGGTTTGCTTGCTGGTGGCCTTCAGAGTGTCTTAGCAGCACCTTTGGATGCTCTTCAAGCGCGTTATGATCACACCGATCTCATGCCTAACGACGGCAGCGGTAAACCCAGGAGCATGTGGAAATTTGGATGGGAAAAGCTTCGCGAAATCGGTATCAGGGGTATTTTTGCAGGATGGGGGTTGTCTCTCGCAAAGGATAGTCTTGGAAGcgctatattctttagcACATTCGAATACGTCAAGGCTCAGGGTTACTACCGTTTTGTTACGTGGTACTATGGTGGCCTGGCAGAGGACATTGTCGACGTGCTAGCTATGAAGCGTCCTGCACACCAACatcgtcaagaagaaggcattAGGCTTATCCGACCGCATTACGCCCTCGAGCCCATGTTCCTTCTACTCGGAGGTTTGGGTGCCTCATTCACACAACAAATTCTCCTCCACCCCTTGACACATTTCCAAGTCAAGCACTGGGATCATCTCGAAGACCTCGACGCCAAAGCCGCCAAACTACGCGCGTCTAAAGTGGTCAATCCAGAAAAGCCCCACCGGCGGTGGAGGATGCTACGAGCTTACTATCATGCTTATCAAGAATCACTAGCTGTCTGTAGAACAGAGGCGGCGGCTGAAGGGCTGACCCTAACGAAATGGCTCTACCGCGGGTTTTGGTGGAACGCAATCCGCCAAGTGCCCAGCACGAGTGCGGGATTGATCATTTTTGAGTTGATACGGCGTAAGTACGGACTTGGACAGGAAGAAGTGAGGATCACAAAGGGTGGATATGACATTCTACTTCACTAA
- the CCR4 gene encoding Glucose-repressible alcohol dehydrogenase transcriptional effector (BUSCO:13302at5125), which translates to MYPQHSGQGQHGRMNGAGRGIPSMMYNYQHPSHQHPSQTQHHQGLQHDHGMPNVNGLSHHSTFTPAGLSNSSPFAPNALQNGHSVGNRGQQPPNEMWQEQLRMHKESERAHAAMTDQQQPHYYARLKASENRGIGGPPPSSLRAQPDDENDGVDRRRPLTVEKEMRRQDWHNMDMSGQGLRNLAPELFKYRFLNELFIASNKLKILPNAIGELRALRHLDASFNQIEEIPPEIGMCTYLKNLHLFNNNIRTLPNELGSLHLLEILGIEGNPLDQEIKHEIMEKGTKSLITYLKENAPCPPPPSPRKLVVIQEDVSPNLERIKVFSWNILCDKYATPQTYGYTPTNALNWDYRRSCILEELEIRDADFLALQEVSTDAFKEDLSPDLAQLDYKGVHWPKSRAKTMSEKDAQSVDGCAVFYKQSKFILLDKQLIEFATIAINRPDMKNQHDVFNRVMPKDNIAVICFFESRLTGARIILVNAHLTWDSALADVKVIQTGILMEHVTKLAEKYARWPAVKDKKMIVLPVGEDEVPVPQAEPGPSQEYRTNTEIPLLVCGDFNSTEDSSVYELMSMGRVPPDHLDLSSFQYGSFTRDGIEHPFSLRDAYAHLKHTADDMPFTNYTPGFADVIDYIWYSTNTLEVVDLLGPPDPEYLKRVPAFPNWHFPADHIQIMSEFVIKGRKEKKHLPEREPDFGPGSRS; encoded by the exons ATGTACCCTCAACACTCCGGGCAAGGTCAACATGGTCGGATGAACGGTGCCGGCCGAGGCATACCGAGCATGATGTACAACTACCAACATCCCTCACATCAACACCCATCTCAGACACAACACCACCAAGGACTTCAACACGATCATGGCATGCCCAACGTCAACGGCCTGAGCCATCATTCGACATTCACCCCTGCTGGCCTCTCGAACTCGAGTCCCTTCGCTCCGAATGCGCTTCAAAATGGCCACTCAGTTGGTAATCGAGGCCAACAGCCTCCAAACGAAATGTGGCAGGAGCAATTGAGGATGCACAAGGAGTCTGAACGAGCGCACGCTGCCATGACCGATCAACAACAACCGCACTACTATGCTAGGCTCAAAGCGTCGGAAAATAGAGGCATTGGCGGCCCACCACCGAGTAGTTTACGTGCTCAGCCGGACGACGAGAACGATGGTGTTGATAGAAGACGACCCCTGACTGTGGAGAAGGAAATGAGACGGCAAGACTGGCACAACATGGATATGAGCGGACAAGGCTTGCGAAACCTAGCACCGGAACTATTCAAGTATCGCTTCTTGAACGAGCTCTTCATAGCTTCGAACAAGCTCAAAATACTACCCAACGCAATTGGAGAACTACGAGCACTACGCCACCTCGATGCCTCCTTTAACCAGATCGAAGAAATCCCCCCCGAAATCGGAATGTGCACCTACCTCAAGAACTTGCATCTTTTCAACAATAACATTCGAACTTTGCCCAATGAACTGGGATCGCTTCACCTTCTTGAAATACTTGGAATCGAAGGTAACCCTCTGGACCAAGAGATCAAACATGAGATCATGGAGAAGGGGACAAAGAGTCTGATCACTTATCTAAAAGAAAACGCCCCTT gccctcctcctccctctCCTCGGAAACTCGTTGTCATTCAAGAAGACGTATCGCCCAACCTGGAAAGGATCAAAGTTTTTTCATGGAACATTCTCTGCGACAAATATGCGACACCCCAGACCTATGGATATACACCAACAAACGCTCTCAACTGGGACTATCGCAGGAGCTGCATCCTGGAAGAACTCGAAATTAGGGATGCAGACTTCCTTGCCCTTCAAGAGGTGTCTACGGATGCGTTCAAAGAGGACCTCAGCCCCGATCTGGCACAACTGGATTACAAGGGTGTCCACTGGCCCAAATCGCGAGCCAAAACCATGTCTGAGAAGGATGCCCAATCTGTGGACGGTTGCGCCGTCTTTTACAAGCAGAGCAAGTTCATCCTTCTCGACAAGCAGCTAATTGAGTTCGCCACTATTGCCATTAATCGACCAGACATGAAGAACCAACATGATGTCTTCAATCGTGTCATGCCCAAGGACAACATTGCCGTTATTTGTTTCTTTGAGTCTCGCCTTACTGGAGCTCGAATTATCCTCGTCAACGCCCATCTTACATGGGATTCTGCTCTGGCTGATGTCAAGGTTATCCAGACCGGTATTCTGATGGAGCATGTTACTAAACTCGCGGAGAAATACGCAAGGTGGCCTGCAGTTAAGGACAAAAAGATGATTGTACTACCAGTGGGCGAAGATGAGGTTCCCGTGCCTCAGGCTGAGCCAGGTCCCAGCCAAGAGTACCGCACAAATACTGAGATTCCTCTACTCGTCTGTGGTGATTTCAACTCGACAGAAGACTCGTCCGTGTACGAGCTGATGTCTATGGGACGTGTGCCTCCGGACCATCTCGACTTGAGCAGCTTCCAGTACGGTAGCTTCACACGTGACGGTATTGAACACCCCTTCAGCCTGAGGGATGCCTACGCCCACCTTAAACACACCGCCGACGACATGCCATTTACCAACTACACACCCGGATTCGCCGATGTGATTGATTACATCTGGTACTCGACCAACACCTTAGAAGTAGTAGACCTGCTGGGACCCCCTGATCCTGAGTATCTCAAGCGGGTTCCCGCTTTCCCCAACTGGCATTTCCCCGCCGATCATATTCAGATCATGTCTGAGTTTGTGATCAAGGGGCGCAAAGAGAAAAAGCATCTTCCCGAACGCGAACCCGACTTTGGTCCTGGATCACGCAGCTAG